One Helianthus annuus cultivar XRQ/B chromosome 7, HanXRQr2.0-SUNRISE, whole genome shotgun sequence genomic region harbors:
- the LOC110867659 gene encoding DExH-box ATP-dependent RNA helicase DExH9-like produces the protein MSGRAGRRGIDDRGVCISSTAKMMVKRSADCLNSAFHLSYNMLLNQLRCKDGDPENLLRNSFYQFQADRAIPDLERQMKVLQEERDPIHIEEEDSLENYYSLLEQYKDLKMDAYTLELEAEVAKLKEINHELLKKQEEMMENNQYFVGVLRSYLVMVKTNLFQTKASMRGV, from the exons ATGAGTGGTCGAGCGGGTCGTAGAGGAATTGATGATCGTGGGGTCTGCATATCTTCCACCGCTAAAATGATGGTCAAAAGGAGCGCCGACTGTTTAAACAG CGCGTTCCATTTAAGCTACAACATGCTTTTGAATCAGTTGAGATGCAAAGACGGTGATCCAGAAAATTTGCTTCGTAATTCATTCTATCAATTTCAAGCTGATCGAGCCATCCCTGATCTTGAG AGACAAATGAAAGTTCTTCAGGAGGAAAGGGACCCAATTCACATTGAAGAAGAGGATAGCTTAGAAAATTATTACTCTTTGTTGGAGCAATATAAAGACTTAAAGATGGAT GCATATACTTTGGAATTGGAAGCTGAAGTTGCAAAACTAAAAGAAATCAACCACGAATTGCTTAAAAAACAG GAAGAGATGATGGAGAATAATCAG TATTTTGTAGGTGTTTTAAGAAGTTATCTGGTTATGGTGAAAACAAATTTATTTCAGACTAAGGCGAGTATGAGAGGGGTTTGA